From the genome of Spodoptera frugiperda isolate SF20-4 chromosome 23, AGI-APGP_CSIRO_Sfru_2.0, whole genome shotgun sequence, one region includes:
- the LOC118267192 gene encoding allantoinase isoform X2 has protein sequence MAGGVDSHVHVNEPGRTSWEGYVSATEAAAAGGITTIIDMPLNSIPPTTTLENLKIKANIAREEIYVDVGFWGGVVPGNEKELQSMIDAGVVGFKCFLIDSGVSEFPYVTPEALDEALVYLNGTGTVLAFHAEVQVGGTTSDCEGPSCPNPDLYDTYLATRPEIMELEAVSLIASQLAKTDVHVHVVHVSAEGVIPILEAARAERIKGGYMGWRGGVTAETCNHYLTLSSEMIPPGHSEFKCAPPIRNITNKQKLWEYIRDERIDLVTSDHSPSVAELKGTNYLTAWGGISSVQFDLSLFWTEAKARGFPLSAVTRYLSAGPARLVGLQESKGSIRPGLDGDLIFFDPDASFLVTPEIIKYKNKISPYMYRVLNGKVMQTYVRGQLVFSDDELIGAPKGKLLLNEL, from the exons ATGGCTGGAGGAGTGGACTCGCACGTGCATGTGAACGAGCCCGGCAGGACCTCATGGGAGGGCTACGTTTCAGCCACCGAGGCTGCGGCCGCTGGGGGAATTACCACCATCATCGATATGCCTTT GAACTCCATTCCCCCCACAACAACCCTTGAAAACTTGAAAATTAAGGCAAATATCGCAAGGGAGGAGATTTACGTTGACGTTGGTTTTTGGGGAGGCGTAGTCCCTGGAAATGAG AAAGAGCTGCAAAGTATGATTGATGCTGGAGTGGTTGGCTTCAAATGTTTCTTGATCGACAGCGGTGTCTCTGAGTTTCCTTATGTTACTCCAGAGGCATTGGACGAGGCACTAGTGTACCTCAATGGGACTGGAACCGTTTTggct ttCCACGCAGAAGTACAAGTCGGTGGAACAACAAGCGATTGCGAAGGCCCCTCATGTCCAA ATCCAGATCTATATGACACTTACCTGGCCACACGTCCAGAAATAATGGAGTTGGAAGCGGTCTCATTAATTGCCTCGCAACTTGCCAAAACTGA TGTTCATGTTCACGTGGTACACGTGTCTGCTGAGGGTGTGATCCCTATCCTTGAAGCTGCCAGGGCGGAAAGGATCAAGGGAGGATACATGGGCTGGCGTGGAGGAGTCACCGCTGAAACTTGTAACCACTACCTCACTCTAAGTTCAGAGATGATCCCACCAGGTCACTCGGAGTTCAAATGCGCGCCCCCGATTAGAAACATCACAAATAAG cAAAAATTATGGGAATACATCCGAGACGAAAGAATAGATTTAGTGACCTCAGATCACTCACCCAGCGTTGCGGAGCTGAAAGGCACGAATTACTTAACAGCCTGGGGTGGCATCTCATCTGTTCAATTTg ACCTGTCACTCTTCTGGACAGAAGCGAAGGCCCGAGGCTTCCCGCTTAGTGCTGTAACTCGTTATTTGTCTGCGGGCCCTGCTCGCCTCGTGGGGCTGCAAGAGAGTAAGGGCTCAATCAGGCCTGGCCTAGATGGAGACCTCATTTTCTTCGATCCAGATGCTTCATTCCTCGTCACGCCTGAaatcataaaatacaaaaacaag ATAAGCCCATATATGTACAGGGTGTTAAATGGCAAGGTCATGCAAACTTACGTCCGTGGACAGCTGGTTTTCTCCGATGACGAGTTGATTGGTGCACCTAAAGGAAAGCTATTGTTAAatgaattatga
- the LOC118267192 gene encoding allantoinase isoform X1 has translation MLAPQILISIALLSGVTCHLIGATKKPEDKKLFLSKHVVTETEEFEGGVLVDEAGTIEAVLKRDSVELLLSSERSRGWQVIDGGTWALMAGGVDSHVHVNEPGRTSWEGYVSATEAAAAGGITTIIDMPLNSIPPTTTLENLKIKANIAREEIYVDVGFWGGVVPGNEKELQSMIDAGVVGFKCFLIDSGVSEFPYVTPEALDEALVYLNGTGTVLAFHAEVQVGGTTSDCEGPSCPNPDLYDTYLATRPEIMELEAVSLIASQLAKTDVHVHVVHVSAEGVIPILEAARAERIKGGYMGWRGGVTAETCNHYLTLSSEMIPPGHSEFKCAPPIRNITNKQKLWEYIRDERIDLVTSDHSPSVAELKGTNYLTAWGGISSVQFDLSLFWTEAKARGFPLSAVTRYLSAGPARLVGLQESKGSIRPGLDGDLIFFDPDASFLVTPEIIKYKNKISPYMYRVLNGKVMQTYVRGQLVFSDDELIGAPKGKLLLNEL, from the exons ATGTTAGCACCGCAGATTTTAATATCAATAGCATTGTTGT ccGGAGTTACCTGTCATTTAATTGGAGCGACAAAAAAACCGGAagacaaaaagttatttttaagcaAGCATGTGGTTACTGAAACCGAGGAATTTGAAGGAGGGGTCCTGGTGGACGAGGCAGGAACCATTGAAGCTGTTCTCAAGCGAGATTCCGTGGAATTACTGCTCTCTTCAGAAAGAAGCAGGGGCTGGCAG GTAATAGATGGTGGAACATGGGCGTTAATGGCTGGAGGAGTGGACTCGCACGTGCATGTGAACGAGCCCGGCAGGACCTCATGGGAGGGCTACGTTTCAGCCACCGAGGCTGCGGCCGCTGGGGGAATTACCACCATCATCGATATGCCTTT GAACTCCATTCCCCCCACAACAACCCTTGAAAACTTGAAAATTAAGGCAAATATCGCAAGGGAGGAGATTTACGTTGACGTTGGTTTTTGGGGAGGCGTAGTCCCTGGAAATGAG AAAGAGCTGCAAAGTATGATTGATGCTGGAGTGGTTGGCTTCAAATGTTTCTTGATCGACAGCGGTGTCTCTGAGTTTCCTTATGTTACTCCAGAGGCATTGGACGAGGCACTAGTGTACCTCAATGGGACTGGAACCGTTTTggct ttCCACGCAGAAGTACAAGTCGGTGGAACAACAAGCGATTGCGAAGGCCCCTCATGTCCAA ATCCAGATCTATATGACACTTACCTGGCCACACGTCCAGAAATAATGGAGTTGGAAGCGGTCTCATTAATTGCCTCGCAACTTGCCAAAACTGA TGTTCATGTTCACGTGGTACACGTGTCTGCTGAGGGTGTGATCCCTATCCTTGAAGCTGCCAGGGCGGAAAGGATCAAGGGAGGATACATGGGCTGGCGTGGAGGAGTCACCGCTGAAACTTGTAACCACTACCTCACTCTAAGTTCAGAGATGATCCCACCAGGTCACTCGGAGTTCAAATGCGCGCCCCCGATTAGAAACATCACAAATAAG cAAAAATTATGGGAATACATCCGAGACGAAAGAATAGATTTAGTGACCTCAGATCACTCACCCAGCGTTGCGGAGCTGAAAGGCACGAATTACTTAACAGCCTGGGGTGGCATCTCATCTGTTCAATTTg ACCTGTCACTCTTCTGGACAGAAGCGAAGGCCCGAGGCTTCCCGCTTAGTGCTGTAACTCGTTATTTGTCTGCGGGCCCTGCTCGCCTCGTGGGGCTGCAAGAGAGTAAGGGCTCAATCAGGCCTGGCCTAGATGGAGACCTCATTTTCTTCGATCCAGATGCTTCATTCCTCGTCACGCCTGAaatcataaaatacaaaaacaag ATAAGCCCATATATGTACAGGGTGTTAAATGGCAAGGTCATGCAAACTTACGTCCGTGGACAGCTGGTTTTCTCCGATGACGAGTTGATTGGTGCACCTAAAGGAAAGCTATTGTTAAatgaattatga